In the Tessaracoccus lacteus genome, CCCTGCGTGTCCCCGTCCGCGATGAAGCAGATGTCGTGGCTGTCCGGCTTCTTCGCGACCCCGAACCCGAGGGCGCGGGCCTCCTCTCGGACCACGGGCTTCTCGACGTCGAACAGCGGGAACAGGCACCGGGACAGCTGCGCCTGCGTCAGCATGCCCAGCACGTAGGACTGGTCCTTGGCGGCATCGGCGGCGCGGTGCAGCGTGACGGCGCCGTCGGCGGACCGGCGGAGGTCGGCGTAGTGGCCCGTGGCCACAGCGTCGAACCCGAGCGCGATGCCCCGGTCCAGCACCGCGGCGAACTTGATCTTCTCGTTGCACCTCAGGCAGGGGTTGGGGGTCCGGCCGGCGCGGTACTCGTCGATGAAGTCCTCGACGACGGCCTCGTGGAACTCCTCGGCGAAGTCCCACACGTAGAACGGGATGTCCAGCTTGTCGGCGACGCGGCGGGCGTCGTGGGAGTCCTCCAGGGAGCAGCAGCCGCGCGCGCCCGAGCGGTAGGAGGCGGGATTCTTCGAGAGCGCCAGGTGCACCCCCGTGACGTCGTGGCCCTCGGCCACGAGCCTGGCCGCCGCGACGGCGGAGTCGACCCCGCCGGACATCGCCA is a window encoding:
- the mnmA gene encoding tRNA 2-thiouridine(34) synthase MnmA — protein: MRVLVAMSGGVDSAVAAARLVAEGHDVTGVHLALSKNPASYRSGARGCCSLEDSHDARRVADKLDIPFYVWDFAEEFHEAVVEDFIDEYRAGRTPNPCLRCNEKIKFAAVLDRGIALGFDAVATGHYADLRRSADGAVTLHRAADAAKDQSYVLGMLTQAQLSRCLFPLFDVEKPVVREEARALGFGVAKKPDSHDICFIADGDTQGFLSRHLDDAPGEIVDRAGAVLGSHAGTHNYTVGQRKGLDLRVPAPTGEPRYVLSIEPASRTVVVGSRGELAVDTLTGIRVTWTGAPVVGPWRGQAQYRAHGAPQDATIEAVGDGLVVALDAPASGVAPGQSVVLYDGDRVVGSAVIAEAR